TTGTTGTTGATGGTGTTGTCATGCTCTATCGGTTACCCTTTGGTAATATCTATGAACGTGGCGTGTCTGTGCTGAAGATGCGTGGTATTAATCATTCCAATAAAGTCAGCTATCTCCAGATCACCAATACCGGCATACAGGTGTATCCTGATAGAGAACCAATGCATGAAGTATTGGGTGGACGGTTGTAATTGGATTATTATTATTTTGGAACGTTTTTATGTGTCGTTCTGTTTTCCTCTTCGTGATTTGCCATGATTACAGAATACCTCTGGTTAAGCTTTGAAAATCTGAGACATAAACGATTGCGTAGCTGGCTAACAATGATAGGCATTGTTATCGGTATTGCTGCAATTGTTTCTTTGATTGGGTTAGGTGAGGGATTACGAGCAGCAATTATGGCCCAATTTAATATTGCTGGCGCTGATGTATTACGGGTTAGTGCATCCTCTTCTGCAGGTCCGCCTGGCTTTAGTGTTGTCAATCCACTCACTGAAAGTGATTTGCATCGAATTAAGAATGTTAATAGTGTTGAAGCGGCTGTTGGTAGAATCTTTCAGAGCGTTACCATGACGTCGAATGGGCAATCAGTAGCAGGTATGATGTTGAGTATGCCTGCTGGAAAAGATCGTACCGTTATGGAAGAGATCTTTAATTTTGAAGCAGACAAAGGAAGATTATTGAAGGATGGAGATCGAAATGCTGTCGTTTTAGGAGCTCATTTTTTTGAAGAGGAGCATTTTGATAAACAACTTCGTGTGGGAGAGAAAATAACGATTGATGGAACTTCCTTCACGATTATTGGATTTCTCGAAGAGAAGGGAAGCTTTTTTATCGATGCTTCAATTATTGCTAATGAGGAAGTCATGCGATCTCGGTATAACCGTTCAGACGAGTATGATTTTATTGGAGTAAAAGTAGCACCAGGAAGCGATGTCAATAAACTTACTGAAGATATAGAATATGTCATGCGTCAGCAGCGAAAGGTGAAGAAGGGTGAAGAAGACTTTAGTGTAGAATCACCTCAGGCCATTATTAAAAGTCTGAACAATACACTTCTTGGTATTCAGATCTTTGTGTATATTATTGCTGGTATCTCTCTTCTTGTTGGTGGTATCGGCATAACAAATGCAATGTACACAGCCGTGCTTGAACGCACCAAAGAGATTGGTATTATGAAAGCAGTTGGTGCTAAAAATAGTACTATCTTTACTTTGTTTTTTCTTGAAGCTGGTTTCCTCGGCTCTTTTGGTGGCTTCGTTGGTGCATCACTCGGTACGCTTATGGCCTATGGAGCTGCAAGTATTAGTCGTGTAGCCTTGGGTACTGATCTGATAAGCGCACATGTGGAACCATGGCTTTTTATCGGCGCACTGTTATTTTCTTTTCTGATTGGTACCCTTGCAGGAATCCTTCCTGCCCTGCAGGCAGCACATAAAAATCCAGTGGATAGCTTACGGTATGCAAAATGATCAAAGAACTCTCTGCCTATGTTTTGAACAATCTTTGGCATCGTAAATTACGGAGCTTTTTAACGATTGTTTCTATCCTCATAGGTATTACCGCTATCTTTGCCTTGGTAAGCTTTGGTCAAGGATTACGAACGTATATGGACCAGACCTTTAAGGAGCTGGGTTCTGATAAATTGGTTCTCCAGGCAAAAGGATTTGGTCCACCTGGATCAGGAAC
This region of Candidatus Woesearchaeota archaeon genomic DNA includes:
- a CDS encoding ABC transporter permease is translated as MITEYLWLSFENLRHKRLRSWLTMIGIVIGIAAIVSLIGLGEGLRAAIMAQFNIAGADVLRVSASSSAGPPGFSVVNPLTESDLHRIKNVNSVEAAVGRIFQSVTMTSNGQSVAGMMLSMPAGKDRTVMEEIFNFEADKGRLLKDGDRNAVVLGAHFFEEEHFDKQLRVGEKITIDGTSFTIIGFLEEKGSFFIDASIIANEEVMRSRYNRSDEYDFIGVKVAPGSDVNKLTEDIEYVMRQQRKVKKGEEDFSVESPQAIIKSLNNTLLGIQIFVYIIAGISLLVGGIGITNAMYTAVLERTKEIGIMKAVGAKNSTIFTLFFLEAGFLGSFGGFVGASLGTLMAYGAASISRVALGTDLISAHVEPWLFIGALLFSFLIGTLAGILPALQAAHKNPVDSLRYAK